One Lytechinus variegatus isolate NC3 chromosome 11, Lvar_3.0, whole genome shotgun sequence DNA segment encodes these proteins:
- the LOC121424304 gene encoding uncharacterized protein LOC121424304 isoform X1 — protein MAESSDAFVLGSLPSSVRKPDNNLSPNVDSVPVTNNSVNHNPQGQQFQIISADNISAIIKEAVGGFKDYVDQAIASQKEATSKVIESVKVNFKFKGNKLQFEFNNSQLERVQTATKAIKKGDNASAILELQKVEDDILKRNKLIRIADKSEDGWKVVDEYLSEELASDSDDDKKIRAAQNRAASKRRKAKINRSKATPYKSQRRPQETFPNPDATFRSYMQQGRPQFNQVHTSRPFDLCFGCGKSGHWRRNCPNTKPTKEGTGL, from the coding sequence ATGGCGGAATCCTCCGACGCATTTGTTTTGGGATCATTACCTTCCTCTGTTAGAAAGCCTGATAATAACTTATCGCCTAATGTGGACTCAGTCCCAGTAACTAACAATTCGGTAAATCATAACCCACAAGGGCAACAGTTTCAAATCATCAGCGCCGATAATATATCGGCCATTATAAAAGAGGCTGTGGGTGGATTTAAGGATTACGTTGACCAAGCAATAGCTTCTCAAAAAGAAGCTACCTCTAAAGTAATTGAATCAGTTAaagtgaatttcaaattcaaaggtAACAAGCTTCAATTTGAATTTAACAATTCCCAACTTGAGCGTGTCCAAACTGCGACGAAGGCGATCAAGAAGGGAGATAATGCTTCCGCGATTTTAGAGCTTCAGAAAGTAGAAGATGATATCCTCAAGCGTAACAAGCTCATTAGAATTGCAGACAAGTCTGAAGATGGTTGGAAGGTGGTTGATGAGTACCTATCGGAGGAACTCGCAAGTGATTCCGATGACGACAAGAAAATCAGAGCTGCTCAAAACAGAGCAGCTTCAAAACGTAGGAAAGCGAAGATTAACAGGTCCAAGGCTACACCCTACAAATCCCAACGTCGGCCTCAGGAAACTTTCCCTAATCCTGATGCTACTTTTCGTAGCTATATGCAACAAGGTCGACCTCAATTTAACCAGGTTCATACATCGAGACCATTCGACTTATGCTTCGGTTGCGGCAAGTCGGGACATTGGAGGAGGAATTGCCCGAATACCAAACCCACCAAAGAAGGCACAGGCCTCTAA
- the LOC121424304 gene encoding uncharacterized protein LOC121424304 isoform X3, with protein MISSSVTSSLELQTSLKMVGRWLMSTYRRNSQVIPMTTRKSELLKTEQLQNVGKRRLTGPRLHPTNPNVGLRKLSLILMLLFVAICNKVDLNLTRFIHRDHSTYASVAASRDIGGGIARIPNPPKKAQASKDTGFAIPELSERVERDLESERGEMNRYLSFQTPATSGVELGQQSVADSNSNTSGQKKSKVKVPLGENLKVLHWQYMHLERV; from the exons ATGATATCCTCAAGCGTAACAAGCTCATTAGAATTGCAGACAAGTCTGAAGATGGTTGGAAGGTGGTTGATGAGTACCTATCGGAGGAACTCGCAAGTGATTCCGATGACGACAAGAAAATCAGAGCTGCTCAAAACAGAGCAGCTTCAAAACGTAGGAAAGCGAAGATTAACAGGTCCAAGGCTACACCCTACAAATCCCAACGTCGGCCTCAGGAAACTTTCCCTAATCCTGATGCTACTTTTCGTAGCTATATGCAACAAGGTCGACCTCAATTTAACCAGGTTCATACATCGAGACCATTCGACTTATGCTTCGGTTGCGGCAAGTCGGGACATTGGAGGAGGAATTGCCCGAATACCAAACCCACCAAAGAAGGCACAGGCCTCTAAAGATACCGGATTCG CAATACCTGAATTAAGCGAAAGAGTCGAAAGAGATCTGGAATCGGAGAGGGGAGAGATGAATCG ATACTTGTCTTTTCAGACGCCAGCCACATCGGGTGTGGAGCTTGGTCAGCAGAGTGTGGCGGACTCAAATTCCAACACATCTGGTCAGAAGAAGAGCAAGGTAAAAGTTCCACTTGGAGAGAACTTAAAGGTGTTGCACTGGCAGTACATGCATTTGGAAAGAGTATAA
- the LOC121424304 gene encoding uncharacterized protein LOC121424304 isoform X2: MISSSVTSSLELQTSLKMVGRWLMSTYRRNSQVIPMTTRKSELLKTEQLQNVGKRRLTGPRLHPTNPNVGLRKLSLILMLLFVAICNKVDLNLTRFIHRDHSTYASVAASRDIGGGIARIPNPPKKAQASKDTGFAIPELSERVERDLESERGEMNRYLSFQTPATSGVELGQQSVADSNSNTSGQKKSKDIDFKDTLTRVLEASRAESTVKKYKRAVEAWNAWCRNSGTSCQDLCQESIASLDLERAEKMSCPCS, translated from the exons ATGATATCCTCAAGCGTAACAAGCTCATTAGAATTGCAGACAAGTCTGAAGATGGTTGGAAGGTGGTTGATGAGTACCTATCGGAGGAACTCGCAAGTGATTCCGATGACGACAAGAAAATCAGAGCTGCTCAAAACAGAGCAGCTTCAAAACGTAGGAAAGCGAAGATTAACAGGTCCAAGGCTACACCCTACAAATCCCAACGTCGGCCTCAGGAAACTTTCCCTAATCCTGATGCTACTTTTCGTAGCTATATGCAACAAGGTCGACCTCAATTTAACCAGGTTCATACATCGAGACCATTCGACTTATGCTTCGGTTGCGGCAAGTCGGGACATTGGAGGAGGAATTGCCCGAATACCAAACCCACCAAAGAAGGCACAGGCCTCTAAAGATACCGGATTCG CAATACCTGAATTAAGCGAAAGAGTCGAAAGAGATCTGGAATCGGAGAGGGGAGAGATGAATCG ATACTTGTCTTTTCAGACGCCAGCCACATCGGGTGTGGAGCTTGGTCAGCAGAGTGTGGCGGACTCAAATTCCAACACATCTGGTCAGAAGAAGAGCAAG GACATTGACTTCAAAGACACACTCACGAGAGTTTTAGAAGCTTCCCGGGCAGAGAGCACGGTCAAGAAATATAAACGTGCAGTAGAAGCATGGAATGCGTGGTGTAGAAACAGTGGCACGTCATGTCAAGACTTATGTCAAGAAAGCATTGCAAG TCTTGACTTAGAGAGAGCAGAGAAAATGTCTTGTCCCTGCAGCTGA
- the LOC121424070 gene encoding proteasome assembly chaperone 3-like, translated as MTTFEDRLLLIVTQYQKLGTLVHVTRDNFPLDKREETYSTQVLLGNDEPVMHVFARNIAKHVLKTHSKPLLLSLALEDYTPTVMKGIEKVIQDYVI; from the exons ATGACAACATTTGAAGATAGATTGTTACTCATTGTTACCCAGTATCAAAAGCTTGGAACATTG GTACATGTTACTAGAGACAATTTCCCCTTAGACAAGAGGGAAGAAACATACTCAACCCAGGTCTTACTTGGAAATGATGAG CCTGTGATGCATGTCTTTGCAAGGAACATTGCCAAACATGTATTAAAGACCCATTCCAAGCCTCTTCTATTGAGTCTAGCACTGGAGGACTACACACCGACAGTTATGAAGGGCATTGAGAAGGTCATACAGGACTATGTTATATGA
- the LOC121424304 gene encoding uncharacterized protein LOC121424304 isoform X5 has protein sequence MISSSVTSSLELQTSLKMVGRWLMSTYRRNSQVIPMTTRKSELLKTEQLQNVGKRRLTGPRLHPTNPNVGLRKLSLILMLLFVAICNKVDLNLTRFIHRDHSTYASVAASRDIGGGIARIPNPPKKAQASKDTGFDASHIGCGAWSAECGGLKFQHIWSEEEQGH, from the exons ATGATATCCTCAAGCGTAACAAGCTCATTAGAATTGCAGACAAGTCTGAAGATGGTTGGAAGGTGGTTGATGAGTACCTATCGGAGGAACTCGCAAGTGATTCCGATGACGACAAGAAAATCAGAGCTGCTCAAAACAGAGCAGCTTCAAAACGTAGGAAAGCGAAGATTAACAGGTCCAAGGCTACACCCTACAAATCCCAACGTCGGCCTCAGGAAACTTTCCCTAATCCTGATGCTACTTTTCGTAGCTATATGCAACAAGGTCGACCTCAATTTAACCAGGTTCATACATCGAGACCATTCGACTTATGCTTCGGTTGCGGCAAGTCGGGACATTGGAGGAGGAATTGCCCGAATACCAAACCCACCAAAGAAGGCACAGGCCTCTAAAGATACCGGATTCG ACGCCAGCCACATCGGGTGTGGAGCTTGGTCAGCAGAGTGTGGCGGACTCAAATTCCAACACATCTGGTCAGAAGAAGAGCAAG GACATTGA
- the LOC121424304 gene encoding uncharacterized protein LOC121424304 isoform X4 — MISSSVTSSLELQTSLKMVGRWLMSTYRRNSQVIPMTTRKSELLKTEQLQNVGKRRLTGPRLHPTNPNVGLRKLSLILMLLFVAICNKVDLNLTRFIHRDHSTYASVAASRDIGGGIARIPNPPKKAQASKDTGFDTCLFRRQPHRVWSLVSRVWRTQIPTHLVRRRARTLTSKTHSREF, encoded by the exons ATGATATCCTCAAGCGTAACAAGCTCATTAGAATTGCAGACAAGTCTGAAGATGGTTGGAAGGTGGTTGATGAGTACCTATCGGAGGAACTCGCAAGTGATTCCGATGACGACAAGAAAATCAGAGCTGCTCAAAACAGAGCAGCTTCAAAACGTAGGAAAGCGAAGATTAACAGGTCCAAGGCTACACCCTACAAATCCCAACGTCGGCCTCAGGAAACTTTCCCTAATCCTGATGCTACTTTTCGTAGCTATATGCAACAAGGTCGACCTCAATTTAACCAGGTTCATACATCGAGACCATTCGACTTATGCTTCGGTTGCGGCAAGTCGGGACATTGGAGGAGGAATTGCCCGAATACCAAACCCACCAAAGAAGGCACAGGCCTCTAAAGATACCGGATTCG ATACTTGTCTTTTCAGACGCCAGCCACATCGGGTGTGGAGCTTGGTCAGCAGAGTGTGGCGGACTCAAATTCCAACACATCTGGTCAGAAGAAGAGCAAG GACATTGACTTCAAAGACACACTCACGAGAGTTTTAG